A window of Exiguobacterium sp. Helios genomic DNA:
TCAGTGGGTCCTGCGTCACAGTATGCCGATTTTATTTGATGAATCGTTAGCGTCGCGAGAACTCGCACAAGAGGTTGTTGAAATCGAAGTACATTTAAATCAAGGACCTGCCAGTGGCTATGCATTTGGTTGTGATTTGACGTATGACTACATCAAAATCAATGCGAGCTACCGGACATGACGAAACGTAAATTAATCAAACTGGGTGGAAGTATCTTTGAACAATTGGATCCGCGTTATTACGAAGAATGGAATCAGTGGCTTGCTAAGAAAAATGAATTGATTATCCTCCATGGCGGTGGTCCGGCTTTATCGGCCTATTGTCAGGACATGAATATCAAAGCCGAATTCAAAAATGGTATTCGGATGACGACAGAAGCAGTTCTTCTGGGAGCGGAACGGGTGCTCGGAGGAGAAGTGCAATCCAAAATCGTCTACACCTTGAATGAAAATGGACTGCCGGCAATCGGTTTGACGGGAATTGACGGAGCCAGTATTCGCGGAAAACAGCAACCGGCGTTCGGAGCAGTCGGAGAAGTGACGCAGATTGATCCGAAGTTGTTTATGACACTGATGGAATCGGGATTCATCCCTGTCGTCACCTCTTTGATTACAGGGATGGAAGGAACGTTGAATTGTAATGGAGACACGTGTGCGGTTGCTTTAGCGGCAGGGCTGGCTGTCGATGAATTCGAATTACTGACAGATGTATCCGGTGTCAGGCTGAATGGAACGTTTCAGACAGAGGTGACAGTTTCAGAACTGGAGGCGGGCATCGGATCGGCGGAAATCGATGGTGGAATGATTCCGAAAGTCGAAGCCGTCATCGAAGCGGTCCGACAAGGGATACATCAGGTCAAGATTCGTTCTGGACACGACGTGACGAGCCGAGGGACACGGATTAAGGAGGAAACCAATGAGCGCTTTACTACCGACGTATTTACGTCATGATATTGAATTAGTCGAAGGGAAGGGATCGTTCGTCAAGGATACGACAGGGAAAACCTACCTGGATTTCATGATGGGAATTGCCGTCTGTAACACCGGTCATCGTCATCCTCATGTGGAACAGGCATTACAGGAACAACTGCAAAAATTATGGCATACGTCTAATTTATTCGTCAGCAGTAAACAGGAACGAGTCGCAGCGATGTTGACCGAAAACAGTCATTTGAGCCATGTCTTCTTTTGCAACAGTGGGACAGAAGCGAATGAAGGGGCATTTAAGCTGATTCGAAAATGGACGCAGAAAAAAGAAATCCTGACGTTTAGTCAGTCCTTCCACGGAAGAACCTTCGCCATGATGGGAGCGACGGGTCAAGACAAAATTAAAGCCGGGTTCGGAGAGATGGTTCCGGATTTTAAGCATCTGACTTTTAACGATTTCGACAGTCTTGAAATGATCACGGACCAAACTGCTGCCGTCTGGCTTGAAGTGATTCAAGGAGAAGGCGGGGTAATCGTAGCGGGAAATGCCTGGTTAGAAGCGTTGATGGAGAAAGTTCGGAAGTTTGATGTGAAAGTAGTCATCGATGAAGTACAGACAGGTATCGGACGCACCGGATCGCGTTTCGCCTTTGAGCAGACGCCGTTAAAGCCGGATATCATTACCGTGGCAAAAGGTCTCGGAAGTGGATTCCCGGTCGGAGCAATCATCACGACACCGGAAGCGACGGCCATTTTCACACCGGGTACCCACGGGTCGACATTCGGAGGGAATCCATTGGCGATGGCGGCGGCAGAAGCGACACTGGATTTATTGTTAAACGATCAGCAAATGAAACAAGTTCAACTAAAAGGACTTTATTTGATGCAACAACTCGCTCAATTGCCGAAAACGATGGTTCGGGACATCCGCGGACGTGGATTGATGATTGGGGTTGAATTTCATGAACCGGTCTCACCGCTGATCTCGGCGTTGCAACAATCCGGAATGCTCGTCGTCAGTGCGGGATCAAATGTCATTCGATTGTTACCATCTTTGTTCGTTACGGAACAGGAACTCGATACGGCTGTCGAAAAGATCAAGTCAGTATGTCAACAGGAGGTCATGATGTGAAAGCGTTAGGGGCATTAAAATTAGCGGATGGGCAAGTATATCCCGGTGAGTTCATGGGCACTTCGTCCGTTCAAGGAGAGGTCGTATTTTTCACGGGAATGACCGGTTATCAAGAAGTGTTAACCGATCCTTCCTACCGGGGACAAATCATTGTTTTTACGTATCCCCTCATCGGACAATATGGCATTTCAGAGCAGGATTCAGAAAGTTGCCAGATTCAAGTATCGGGCGTAATTGTTCAGACATTGGCGAACAACGGATTACGGTCGGACCTGGCTGATTGGTTGGCAGCATCGGATGTACCGGTTTTGACTCAAGTCGATACGCGGGCACTGGTCCATCATTTGCGCAATCATGGTGATCAAATCGGTACGATCACAAACGACGTCTCACTTGTTCAAAAACAATCGAACTTGATTGCGGTCGTCTCGACGAAACAGCCGGAAACTTACCAAACCAGTCAGGAAGCCGGACATATCGTCTGTCTCGACTACGGGGTTAAAAAATCGATGATTGAAGCGTTACAGGTACGTCGGATGAAAGTGACGGTCGTTCCTTTTGATACACCGAAGTCAGTCATCGACGCATTGAAGCCCGATGGTCTGCTTTTCTCAAATGGACCGGGAAATCCGAGTCAGCTCGATTATTTGATTCCTGAAATCAAGAAACTGGCGCTTGCCTATCCGACGCTCGGCATCTGTATGGGGCATCAACTGATTGCGAAATCTTTTGGTTGTCAAATCGAAAAACAGCATCACGGTCATCGTGGAGCCAATCATCCTGTCCGTCAGGTGAAGACCGGACGTGTCTTCATGACATCACAGAATCACGGATATGTTGTCCAGGCGGACAGTGTCCAAAAATCTGAATTGGATGTCGCGTATGAGCATATCAACGATGGTTCAATCGAAGGATTGTTTCATCCGACACATCCTATCTTGACCGTTCAGTTTCACCCGGAAGCCCATCCCGGTCCACTGGAGGCGATGGTGATATTTGATCAATTCGTGACGAGCATCTTAAAGCAGGAGGTAGCATATGCAGGAACATAAAAAAGTCCTGGTCATCGGATCAGGCCCGATCGTGATTGGTCAAGCAGCAGAATTTGATTACTCGGGTACACAGGCATGTCAAACACTTCGGGAAGCGGGATGCGAGGTCATGTTGATGAATTCGAATCCGGCTACGATCATGACGGATCCATCAACAGCGGATCATATCTATATCGAAGCAATGACGCTTGAAAAAGCGACTGCCATTATCAAACGTGAGCGACCGACCCATTTATTAGCGACAGTTGGCGGACAAACCGCTTTAAATCTTGCTTTATCACTCGAAGAGGCGGGAGTTCTTGAACAGTATCAAGTCGAACTGCTGGGCACCTCCCTTGAAACGATCCGGGACGGCGAAGACCGCGAACGGTTTAAACAACGGATGCTGGAACTGAATCAACCGCTCCCGATCAGTCAAACGATTGAGACACTGGAAGAGCTGGAAGGATTCATGGACAAGGCAGGCGTCCCGCTTGTTGTCCGTCCTGCATTTACGCTAGGGGGGACCGGGGGCGGTATTGCTCAAACGAAAGCAGATGCCCGCAAACTTGCAGCGAATGGACTTCAGGCCAGCCCGATTTCACAATGTCTCGTCGAAGCCAGCATTGCCGGTTATAAAGAAGTCGAGTACGAGGTGATGCGGGATGCTTTTGATACGACGATCATTGTCTGCAACATGGAGAATATCGATCCGGTCGGTGTACACACGGGAGATTCTGTCGTCTTCGCACCCATTCAATCGATATCCGATCAAATGAATCAAACCTTACGGACGGCATCACGGGAAATCGTGTCAGCGCTCGGTGTCGTTGGGGGCTGTAATATTCAGTTTGCAGTCCATCCGACAGAACAGACGTACTATGTCATTGAAGTCAACCCCCGGGTCAGCCGTTCTTCGGCTTTAGCTTCAAAAGCAACGGGTTATCCGATTGCGAAATTAGCGACCCGTCTTGCACTCGGTGAGCGTCTCGATGATTGCATCAACCCGGTGACAAAAGAAACGATGGCCAGTTTCGAACCAGTCCTGGATTATGTCACAGCTAAAGTACCCTGTTTCCCATTTGATCTTTTCCCTGCAAGTGACCGCACACTCGGTACGCAGATGAAGGCGACCGGAGAGAGCATGGCGATGGGAAAGACACTCGAGGAAGCCTTACAAAAAGCATGGCGCGGTGCCGGAATCGAACAAGCCCCGTTGTATCCGGGCTGGATGAAAGAGGCTGAGACGGATGTACTATGGCAGGAAGTCAGCCAAATCACGGACCGCCGATTGTTAGCGATGTTGGCATTGCTGGACCGGCAGGCGACGACACACAACGAGTTAGCTGAAAAAACACAAATTCAGTCATTATTCATTACAACGCTCGAGACTTTGATCCTGATGCAGGAAACGTTGGATCTGAATTTAAAAGAATCGCTGCAACAAGCAAAACGCTTCGGATTTACCGACCGGCAGATTGCGCAGATTGCCGATGTACCGGTGGAAGTCGTCCAGCAACAACGCCGTTCCTTTTTAATTCAGCCGAGTTTTCAAATGATTGATACCTGTGGAGCAGAATTTTCAAGTCTGACGCCGTACTTTTACGGCAGTTGGTCAGGTCGGACGGAAGTCACGCCATCCAGCCGGAAGAAAGTGGCTGTCCTCGGGGCCGGACCGATCCGGATCGGACAGGGAATCGAGTTTGACTACTGCTCGGTCCATGCTGTCCGTGCCTTGCAGCAAGCCGGTTATGAAACGATTATGATCAACAATAATCCGGAAACCGTTTCGACCGACTTTGAGGTCGCGGATCGTCTTTACGTCGAACCGTTGACGATTGAAGATGTTGTGCATGTCCTGGAAGCAGAGCAATGTCAGCAGGTGCTTGTCCAGTTCGGCGGACAGACCGCCATCACACTGGCAGCCGGGCTCGAACAGCTGGGTTACCAGCTGTTAGGGACGACGGCAGACACAATTGACGAGATGGAAGACCGTGATCGTTTTTATCAGTTTTTGGACCGGTTACAGATTGACCGCATACCGGGTCAAGAAGTTTCAAACCCTGAAGAGCTGACAGCAGTCGTACAAAAACTTGGTTATCCGTTGATGATTCGTCCATCGTACGTCATTGGCGGAAAAGGAATGCATCGTTTAACGACAGCAAGCGATTTAGAGAAATTATTGCCGGAAATCGCATTTCCGATCCTGGTGGATGCGTACATCGAAGGACAAGAGTTCGAAGTCGACTGCATTTCAGACAAGACAACGACGTACGTACCGGTCATCATGGAACAAATTGAAGCCGCCGGTGTTCATTCGGGTGATTCAACGATGATTTTACCCCCGGTTTCAGCTTCGGCAGACTTACAGGACGAGATTGAACGGATTGCGCAAACAATCGGTCAACACTTGGATTACCAAGGGGCCTTCAATATTCAGTTTGTCGTCAAAGATCAAACGATCTATGTGCTCGAGATTAATCCCCGCGCATCAAGGACGTTACCGATCGTCTCGAAGGTGACGGGACAACCGTTGCTTGAATGGGCTGTTCAAGCAGCCATCGGGATGCAGGTCGATGCCTTGCCGACTGCTCGATTGACATTGCCGTTTCATGCCGTCAAGACGCCGGTTTTTTCAACATTGAAGTTACGTGGGGTTGATCCGATGACAGGTCCTGTCATGCGTTCAACCGGAGAAACGTTACAGTGGACGGAAGCGGGATTTGCCAAAGAACGGTTCGTCTTCGATCAGACGACGAAAGCCGCGATGTCGAAACGCACACGTCGTATCTGTGGAGCGGGAACCCACACATGGTCGGACGGAGAGGAACTAGAGCAGGATACCGAGTTTGATACGTGTCTCGTGTTCTTCTCAAAGGCGGAAGAGGAACGGATACAACGGGAAAAAGCACTTGCTCAGGGAGCGATTGTCATTACTGAAGAACATCTTGCCCACTATTTTGAATCCGTCCAAGCTATAGCGATGTGTACCGTGAAACGGTTAGCCGAATGGACGAAACAAAAGGAGCCGATCCAATGACGACAACACAACGATTAAAACATTTGCTGACACTGGAAGAGTTGACCGCAGAAGGACTGACTGAGTTGCTGGAACTGGCGAAGGCCGTCAAAGCCTCTCCTGCGACTTATGCTCAAACACTTGCAGGAAAAAAAGTTGCTTTGCTGTTTGAAAAAGCATCGACGCGCACACGGATTTCTTTTGAAGTCGGTGTCGTCGAATTAGGGGGATATCCGGTCGTCTTAAACGGATCGGATATGCAAATCGGTCGCGGAGAATCTCTCAGCGATACGATTCAAGTCATGAGCCGTTATGTTGACTCCTTGATGATTCGGACCTTTGCCCATGAAACGGTCGAGACGTTAGCGGCACACGGGACAATTCCAATTATCAACGGATTGACTGACCTTCATCATCCGTGTCAGGTGTTAGCTGATTTACTGACGATCGAAGAACATTTTGGTCAACGTCAAGGCAAGATACTCGCTTATGTTGGAGATGGAAACAACATGGCACATTCGCTGCTTTTAGGAGGAGCGTTAAGTGGAATGACAGTTCGAATTTGCAGTCCGGCCGCCTATGCACCGGATCAAACGATTATCGATCAAGCAAAAGTACTGGCACAAAAGTCAGGCGGCCGAATCGAACAATATACGGATCCTGTTCAAGCGGTTGCGGGTGCAGATGTCATCTACAGTGATGTATTTGCCAGCATGGGACAAGAAGGAGAGTCGGCAGATCGTCTGAAAGCATTCCAAGGATATCAAGTCAATCAAGCGTTGTTGATGACAGCTGCTGACGATGTGATTTTCCTGCACTGTCTTCCGGCACATCGCGGGGAAGAAGTGACGGCAGAAGTCATTGACGGCAGTCACTCACTTGTATTTGACCAGGCGGAAAACCGGCTCCATGCTCAAAAAGCATTAATGATCGAATTGATTGGAGTAATGGACTAAGCGAAAAGACAGACTGTTGGTTCCGATAAGGAACACAGTCTGTCTTTTGTTTTAATCGTATTGACGCCGGGCGAGCTGCTCAGTCTGTTCTTTTGTAATCTGCCGTTTATTTTTTTCGTGCAATCGCCCCATGAAGGACGTTCGCTGCCATGAGGGCGACCAGTCCGACTCCTTATGTGCACGTAAGGCTAAGATGTAGTCGTAACTCAAATGAAGGCGTTCGATCATTTCCGTGCGAACGTCACAAATATGACCGTGTCCTGGAATAAGTAGCTTTACCTCATACTCATAAATGAACGATTCAAGCAATTCAAGCGTTGTTAAATATTCACCCGAATCGTGTTCAATCAAAGGAATTTCGACGTCGGATGCATAGTCACCACAGACGAGGATATGGAGCGGCATCACCACGAACGATAAGTGAGTAGATTCATGACCGGGAGTCAGGAAAAACAGCAGTTTGGTTTTACCGATCGTCAACGTCGTTTCGGACTCCTCGATGACGTGTGTAATATTCGGAAAAAGGACAGGGGACTCGATATAGTATTCGTCATTAAAATTTTGGACTTCTTCCAGTGCTGCCGTCCGGTTCACATCCACAAAGCGGCGAGACGCGATCGCGATCGCATCTTTGAAAGCATAGGCACCTAATATATGATCGAAATGGGCATGTGTATACACAATATAAAGAGGACGGTCGTGTCGGATGATTTCCACATCGCGGCGGATTGTTGCGATTTCATCCGGTAACCAGCCCGGATCAACGACGATCAGACAGTCGGGTGTCTCAATCAAGGTCGAGGTCGTTTTCATTAATGTACTTTGGTAGACCGTGACACCGGGCATTTTCATTTGAATCATGACAGTCCTCCTCTTTTCTTGTAGTAACGTTTTATACCGAACTATACCCGAAAGCAGACGGAATGTATCCTGGAGACAACAAAAAGACGGCTTGCAAATTGCAAGCCGTCCGCCCTCGAGGGCATAAAAGTCGTTGACCTATGTGTCGTTGACCTATGTTATGTCATAAATTGGAGCGGGTGAAGAGAATCGAACTCTCATCATCAGCTTGGAAGGCTGAGGTTTTACCACTAAACTACACCCGCAAAAGTTACTACATGAAATATAGTAGCATAGCAAAGCGTTTATTTCCATAACTTTTATGAAAAAAGGTAATTCTTTCGATTTTATGTGTACAATAATAAGAGCTAAATCGTTTACATGAGCTTCCTGTAACGAGAGTGAGTGGCTGAGGATGGAAAGAGGAGCGAATGACTGGTGAACAAAGTTCGAGTTTGGAGCGAACAGCTGATGGGAAAAGGATGGATGGCGACATGTCACCATCAAATCGATCGTTATCGCTTCACGACAGGAGAGTGGTTTCTTAACGCAAGCTTACTTGCCTTTTCAATCGAACAGGATGCAGATATGCTACCGGACGTGCTTCCGAACGAATTGAGGATCCCCTTAGTATCTGAACGGATGAAACAGATATTGGAGCGGCTGACACCGTTTTCCGTCCAATGTCTTCGTGTCCAGCTGAAGACACGAACGGGACTCATCAATTACTATCTCATCAATATTCTAGCGGTAAGACGGGTGGAACATCTACATAAGACGGAAATTTTCCGCACTCTTCGGAAAAAACAAGTCTACTTCATGACGGAGCGAATCATCAGTACATCGCTTGGTCCCCACCACATCTTGCGGGATGAACGTACGGAACGTATTTTCCTCTCGGATACGCTAGCACGGTGTTTCCAGCAACTAGCCGTGACAGGCATACATTTTGACGAGATAAATCGAATGGAGGAAATTATATGAAACAGTACACGGTCGATAATTGGATTACACTGCAATATCCAAAAACGTTTGAATACCAAGAAGAGGAAACATTCGTTAGTTTTTATTCGACGGAAGAAAATGCGATGGGGACGTTACAGTTATCCATCTACGAGTCGGATGCAGAAGAACTGACACCTTTTGAAGCGGCAGAACAGGAAATCAACTTATTGGTGGAAGAGTTTGGTATTGAACTGACTGGACCACTTGAAGCACGTCGGAATTCTTCCAAAGAAGCACTTCTTGCTGTAGACGGGAAAGAAGAGGAGGTCTTCATCCGGATTTATGCATATTCAGACGGAGAACGACTTGTTCTATTAACGTATTCTGCAGATCGTGAGTCACTGGAATTGGAAGAAATTGAAGCGATGATCTTATCATTGAACTGGATTCACTAATACAAAAGCGAAGTGCCCTCAATTGAGGGCACCTCGCTTTTGTTCATTATGGATGTCCTTGTTTCCGCAGTGAAGAAAGCGGATGTGAGCCGATCTGCTTGTTCAGCCAACCTGCGATATCCGCAAAAACACGGATCCGCTCAAACTCGTGGAATAACTCATGCCGCAATCCACGGTAGACCGTGAGTTGCACCCCTTCGACACGAACCCGGTTGTAGGCATCAAACAGGGCATGAATTCCTTTGCCGTCGAATGCGACCGGGTCATCTTCCCCGGCTATCAGCAGCAACGGTAAATGACGCGGATGTTGATACAGATAAGCCAGTGAGTTGACGGATTTGGTCGCCGACAGTAATTCGTTAAAAAAGCCGAGTGTGACGGTTTGCCCCGATAGAGGATCTTCATCGTAACGTACGACGGATTGAGGATCGGAGGATAACCAGGCATTCGAAGAGAGTGCCGGGAAGAAACGTAAGTTATACCGACCGAAAATTAGCTTACTGAGTCCTTCTGCCGGATGTTGAGAAGAAGTTTGTTCGATCAGTCGTCCGACAATTTTTTGACTGACGGTGCCGAGTAAACCATTGTCTGTCGGAGGACCACTTGCGATGACCCCTGCCAACTCGTGTCCGAGTGTTTGGCCAAGGCGTCTTGAAATGAGTGAACCAAAACTGTGGCCAAACACGAAAATCGGTAAATCCGGATAACGATCTTTGATATCGTAAACCAGTTCTTCAGCATCCTGCATCAATTGCGCAAAACCATGATTTGGCTCCAAATGCCCAAGGGAGTCCAGCTGTTGTGCGCGTGTGCCAAAACAACGCACATCCGGAATGATCGTATGGTAGTGGTGGGCATAGAGGAACTCTGCAAACTCTTGGTAGCGCGCACCGTGCTCCATCATTCCGT
This region includes:
- a CDS encoding carbamoyl phosphate synthase small subunit; the protein is MKALGALKLADGQVYPGEFMGTSSVQGEVVFFTGMTGYQEVLTDPSYRGQIIVFTYPLIGQYGISEQDSESCQIQVSGVIVQTLANNGLRSDLADWLAASDVPVLTQVDTRALVHHLRNHGDQIGTITNDVSLVQKQSNLIAVVSTKQPETYQTSQEAGHIVCLDYGVKKSMIEALQVRRMKVTVVPFDTPKSVIDALKPDGLLFSNGPGNPSQLDYLIPEIKKLALAYPTLGICMGHQLIAKSFGCQIEKQHHGHRGANHPVRQVKTGRVFMTSQNHGYVVQADSVQKSELDVAYEHINDGSIEGLFHPTHPILTVQFHPEAHPGPLEAMVIFDQFVTSILKQEVAYAGT
- the argF gene encoding ornithine carbamoyltransferase, encoding MTTTQRLKHLLTLEELTAEGLTELLELAKAVKASPATYAQTLAGKKVALLFEKASTRTRISFEVGVVELGGYPVVLNGSDMQIGRGESLSDTIQVMSRYVDSLMIRTFAHETVETLAAHGTIPIINGLTDLHHPCQVLADLLTIEEHFGQRQGKILAYVGDGNNMAHSLLLGGALSGMTVRICSPAAYAPDQTIIDQAKVLAQKSGGRIEQYTDPVQAVAGADVIYSDVFASMGQEGESADRLKAFQGYQVNQALLMTAADDVIFLHCLPAHRGEEVTAEVIDGSHSLVFDQAENRLHAQKALMIELIGVMD
- a CDS encoding MBL fold metallo-hydrolase translates to MIQMKMPGVTVYQSTLMKTTSTLIETPDCLIVVDPGWLPDEIATIRRDVEIIRHDRPLYIVYTHAHFDHILGAYAFKDAIAIASRRFVDVNRTAALEEVQNFNDEYYIESPVLFPNITHVIEESETTLTIGKTKLLFFLTPGHESTHLSFVVMPLHILVCGDYASDVEIPLIEHDSGEYLTTLELLESFIYEYEVKLLIPGHGHICDVRTEMIERLHLSYDYILALRAHKESDWSPSWQRTSFMGRLHEKNKRQITKEQTEQLARRQYD
- the carB gene encoding carbamoyl-phosphate synthase (glutamine-hydrolyzing) large subunit, which gives rise to MQEHKKVLVIGSGPIVIGQAAEFDYSGTQACQTLREAGCEVMLMNSNPATIMTDPSTADHIYIEAMTLEKATAIIKRERPTHLLATVGGQTALNLALSLEEAGVLEQYQVELLGTSLETIRDGEDRERFKQRMLELNQPLPISQTIETLEELEGFMDKAGVPLVVRPAFTLGGTGGGIAQTKADARKLAANGLQASPISQCLVEASIAGYKEVEYEVMRDAFDTTIIVCNMENIDPVGVHTGDSVVFAPIQSISDQMNQTLRTASREIVSALGVVGGCNIQFAVHPTEQTYYVIEVNPRVSRSSALASKATGYPIAKLATRLALGERLDDCINPVTKETMASFEPVLDYVTAKVPCFPFDLFPASDRTLGTQMKATGESMAMGKTLEEALQKAWRGAGIEQAPLYPGWMKEAETDVLWQEVSQITDRRLLAMLALLDRQATTHNELAEKTQIQSLFITTLETLILMQETLDLNLKESLQQAKRFGFTDRQIAQIADVPVEVVQQQRRSFLIQPSFQMIDTCGAEFSSLTPYFYGSWSGRTEVTPSSRKKVAVLGAGPIRIGQGIEFDYCSVHAVRALQQAGYETIMINNNPETVSTDFEVADRLYVEPLTIEDVVHVLEAEQCQQVLVQFGGQTAITLAAGLEQLGYQLLGTTADTIDEMEDRDRFYQFLDRLQIDRIPGQEVSNPEELTAVVQKLGYPLMIRPSYVIGGKGMHRLTTASDLEKLLPEIAFPILVDAYIEGQEFEVDCISDKTTTYVPVIMEQIEAAGVHSGDSTMILPPVSASADLQDEIERIAQTIGQHLDYQGAFNIQFVVKDQTIYVLEINPRASRTLPIVSKVTGQPLLEWAVQAAIGMQVDALPTARLTLPFHAVKTPVFSTLKLRGVDPMTGPVMRSTGETLQWTEAGFAKERFVFDQTTKAAMSKRTRRICGAGTHTWSDGEELEQDTEFDTCLVFFSKAEEERIQREKALAQGAIVITEEHLAHYFESVQAIAMCTVKRLAEWTKQKEPIQ
- a CDS encoding alpha/beta fold hydrolase, which encodes MIDVTIDHTHWIASDGYTTTMHLLEATAPKGVVIVFHGMMEHGARYQEFAEFLYAHHYHTIIPDVRCFGTRAQQLDSLGHLEPNHGFAQLMQDAEELVYDIKDRYPDLPIFVFGHSFGSLISRRLGQTLGHELAGVIASGPPTDNGLLGTVSQKIVGRLIEQTSSQHPAEGLSKLIFGRYNLRFFPALSSNAWLSSDPQSVVRYDEDPLSGQTVTLGFFNELLSATKSVNSLAYLYQHPRHLPLLLIAGEDDPVAFDGKGIHALFDAYNRVRVEGVQLTVYRGLRHELFHEFERIRVFADIAGWLNKQIGSHPLSSLRKQGHP
- the argB gene encoding acetylglutamate kinase → MTKRKLIKLGGSIFEQLDPRYYEEWNQWLAKKNELIILHGGGPALSAYCQDMNIKAEFKNGIRMTTEAVLLGAERVLGGEVQSKIVYTLNENGLPAIGLTGIDGASIRGKQQPAFGAVGEVTQIDPKLFMTLMESGFIPVVTSLITGMEGTLNCNGDTCAVALAAGLAVDEFELLTDVSGVRLNGTFQTEVTVSELEAGIGSAEIDGGMIPKVEAVIEAVRQGIHQVKIRSGHDVTSRGTRIKEETNERFTTDVFTS
- a CDS encoding imm11 family protein; its protein translation is MNKVRVWSEQLMGKGWMATCHHQIDRYRFTTGEWFLNASLLAFSIEQDADMLPDVLPNELRIPLVSERMKQILERLTPFSVQCLRVQLKTRTGLINYYLINILAVRRVEHLHKTEIFRTLRKKQVYFMTERIISTSLGPHHILRDERTERIFLSDTLARCFQQLAVTGIHFDEINRMEEII
- a CDS encoding acetylornithine transaminase — protein: MSALLPTYLRHDIELVEGKGSFVKDTTGKTYLDFMMGIAVCNTGHRHPHVEQALQEQLQKLWHTSNLFVSSKQERVAAMLTENSHLSHVFFCNSGTEANEGAFKLIRKWTQKKEILTFSQSFHGRTFAMMGATGQDKIKAGFGEMVPDFKHLTFNDFDSLEMITDQTAAVWLEVIQGEGGVIVAGNAWLEALMEKVRKFDVKVVIDEVQTGIGRTGSRFAFEQTPLKPDIITVAKGLGSGFPVGAIITTPEATAIFTPGTHGSTFGGNPLAMAAAEATLDLLLNDQQMKQVQLKGLYLMQQLAQLPKTMVRDIRGRGLMIGVEFHEPVSPLISALQQSGMLVVSAGSNVIRLLPSLFVTEQELDTAVEKIKSVCQQEVMM